A genomic window from Acinetobacter chinensis includes:
- a CDS encoding phosphotransferase family protein, with protein MSVIDVGGKVREGEELDIRAVSNWLIENGSEISGPAEVTQYSGGASNWTYRLKYENADLILRRPPKGTKAKSAHDMAREYNVQRLLAPFYPVLPEMIGLCQDESVIGCDFYVMKRIEGIIPRAKLPPELQFGEAEVRKLCINVIDKLIELHQVPYQGTELEKIGKGDGYCRRQVEGWDARYEKAHTLNVPSFKYVRKWLNDNIPEDSTSCIIHNDWRFDNVILDPKNPTEVIGVLDWEMATIGDPLMDLGSALAYWVEDTDNQIFKSTRRQPTNLKGMFSRKEVVDYYLEKTGLQTENWSFYEVFGIFRLAVIAQQIYYRYYHKQTDNPAFKDFWIVIHALHIRALKLIGMQKLEANDIAQKYIEKFKEILGK; from the coding sequence ATGTCAGTTATAGATGTTGGTGGAAAAGTTCGTGAAGGTGAAGAACTGGATATACGTGCTGTCAGTAACTGGTTAATTGAAAATGGTTCAGAAATTTCAGGACCTGCCGAAGTGACACAGTATTCAGGCGGGGCTTCCAACTGGACTTATCGCTTGAAGTATGAAAATGCCGATCTGATTTTACGTCGTCCACCAAAAGGTACGAAAGCAAAATCTGCACATGATATGGCACGTGAATACAATGTTCAGCGACTGCTTGCACCGTTCTATCCGGTTTTACCTGAAATGATTGGACTGTGCCAGGACGAATCCGTCATTGGTTGCGATTTCTATGTCATGAAGCGCATTGAAGGGATTATTCCACGTGCTAAATTACCACCTGAACTGCAGTTTGGCGAAGCTGAAGTCCGTAAACTTTGTATCAATGTCATTGATAAACTGATTGAGCTGCATCAGGTTCCATATCAGGGAACTGAACTTGAGAAAATTGGTAAAGGTGATGGTTACTGCCGTCGTCAGGTTGAAGGTTGGGATGCCCGTTATGAAAAAGCACATACCCTCAATGTTCCTTCATTTAAATATGTCCGAAAATGGCTGAATGACAATATTCCTGAAGATTCGACCAGCTGTATTATTCATAATGACTGGCGTTTTGATAATGTCATTCTTGACCCGAAAAATCCGACAGAAGTGATTGGCGTACTGGACTGGGAAATGGCAACCATCGGTGATCCATTGATGGATCTGGGTTCTGCACTGGCTTACTGGGTGGAAGATACAGACAATCAGATTTTCAAATCGACCCGTCGCCAGCCAACCAACTTAAAAGGTATGTTCAGCCGTAAAGAAGTGGTTGATTATTATCTTGAAAAAACGGGGTTACAGACTGAAAACTGGAGCTTCTATGAAGTATTCGGAATTTTCCGTCTTGCTGTAATCGCACAGCAGATTTATTACCGTTATTATCATAAACAGACCGATAATCCGGCATTCAAAGATTTCTGGATTGTCATTCATGCTTTACATATCCGTGCACTGAAACTGATTGGTATGCAGAAACTGGAAGCCAATGACATTGCTCAGAAATATATAGAAAAATTTAAGGAAATTTTAGGAAAATGA
- a CDS encoding MbcA/ParS/Xre antitoxin family protein — translation MSALLKQPVEKNVVLAKAVLNAAEQLELKQTQLAAILGVHRTAISRLKSNPELDPSSKQGELALLLIRIYRALYALAGGDLEWMRHFINTPNLVTGGVPVQQIESITGLVSVVNFLDALRGKV, via the coding sequence ATGAGTGCATTACTGAAACAACCTGTAGAAAAAAATGTCGTTCTGGCAAAAGCTGTACTGAATGCAGCAGAACAGCTGGAACTGAAACAGACACAGCTGGCTGCCATTTTAGGTGTCCACCGTACTGCCATCAGTCGTTTAAAAAGTAATCCTGAGCTTGATCCATCATCCAAGCAGGGTGAACTGGCACTGTTGTTGATTCGTATTTACCGTGCGCTTTATGCTCTGGCGGGTGGCGATCTGGAGTGGATGCGTCATTTTATCAATACGCCGAACCTGGTCACAGGTGGTGTACCTGTACAGCAGATTGAAAGCATCACAGGTCTGGTCAGCGTGGTCAATTTCCTTGATGCGCTGCGGGGTAAAGTATGA
- a CDS encoding IS3-like element ISAba14 family transposase (programmed frameshift) → MARRPRRNHSNDFKAKVALAAIKAEKTLAELSAEFDVHQNQIIDWKNQLISASSQAFDQSKAPTEPPIDLKKLHAKIGEQALEIGFFRRCVEETGPLQPQKLIDDSLQISVSKQAKLLKVSRGCYYYRPKPVSASDLKLMRCIDELHMQYPFAGSRMMRDLLNRQGHHIGRRHTRTLMKKMGIQALYCKPNLSQANQAHRKYPYLLKGLAIQRSNQVWSTDITYIPMAKGFVYLCAVIDWHSRKVLAHRVSISMEVDFCISALNEAIEKYGRPEIFNTDQGSQFTSDAFIDVLKSNGIQISMDGKGRWVDNVMVERLWRSVKYEEVYLKAYSSVTDAKKQLSAYFEFYNLKRPHSSLDKMTPNEFYYDQLPQQNKVA, encoded by the exons ATGGCACGTAGACCAAGAAGAAATCATTCAAATGATTTTAAAGCTAAGGTAGCACTTGCTGCGATTAAAGCAGAAAAAACACTTGCTGAATTGAGTGCTGAGTTTGATGTTCATCAAAACCAAATTATTGACTGGAAAAATCAATTGATCTCAGCTTCCTCGCAAGCTTTCGATCAATCAAAAGCTCCAACAGAACCACCCATCGATCTAAAAAAACTACATGCAAAAATCGGTGAGCAGGCATTAGAAATTG GATTTTTTAGAAGGTGTGTTGAAGAAACTGGGCCGCTTCAACCACAAAAGTTAATCGACGACTCACTTCAGATTTCAGTATCTAAGCAAGCTAAGCTGCTGAAAGTCTCCCGTGGTTGTTATTACTATCGCCCAAAACCTGTGAGTGCATCAGATCTGAAGCTGATGCGATGTATTGATGAATTACATATGCAATATCCTTTTGCAGGCAGTCGTATGATGCGTGATTTGTTGAATCGTCAAGGACATCATATAGGACGACGTCATACACGTACTTTAATGAAGAAAATGGGTATTCAGGCGTTATATTGCAAACCAAATTTAAGCCAGGCTAATCAAGCTCACCGTAAATATCCATATCTGCTCAAAGGGTTGGCTATTCAGCGCAGTAATCAAGTGTGGTCTACGGATATAACGTATATCCCTATGGCAAAAGGCTTTGTTTATTTATGTGCTGTGATTGATTGGCATAGCCGCAAGGTACTTGCGCATAGGGTATCGATTAGTATGGAGGTGGATTTTTGTATTTCGGCTTTAAATGAAGCGATTGAAAAATATGGTCGACCTGAAATATTTAATACAGACCAAGGCAGCCAGTTTACCAGTGATGCATTTATTGATGTATTGAAATCAAATGGCATTCAAATCAGTATGGATGGTAAAGGTCGATGGGTAGATAATGTGATGGTTGAACGATTATGGCGGAGCGTTAAATATGAAGAGGTGTATCTCAAAGCTTATAGCAGTGTCACAGATGCGAAAAAGCAATTAAGTGCATATTTTGAGTTTTATAATTTGAAACGACCTCATTCGAGTCTAGACAAAATGACACCAAATGAGTTTTACTATGATCAGCTACCCCAACAAAACAAGGTGGCTTAA
- a CDS encoding SDR family oxidoreductase produces MAKTILITGASSGIGAGMAREFAQKGYNLAVCARRLERLETLKQELESKYGVKVSCKVLDVTNYDQVFQVFREFRQEFGTIDRVIVNAGVGDGRRIGNGKFEINRATVETNFISALAQSEAAVEIFREQKFGHLVMISSMSAIRGMPKHLTAYGASKAAVAHLAEGIRAELIDTDIKVSTIFPGYIRTEINEGAKKLPFEVDEKTGSHLLAKAIEKEPVKAYVPQWPWLPLGLAMKVLPLKIVNKLG; encoded by the coding sequence ATGGCTAAAACAATTCTGATAACAGGAGCAAGTTCAGGTATCGGTGCCGGTATGGCACGTGAATTTGCTCAGAAAGGCTACAACCTTGCTGTCTGCGCACGTCGTCTTGAGCGTCTGGAAACACTGAAACAGGAACTTGAGTCAAAATATGGAGTGAAAGTCAGCTGTAAAGTTCTGGATGTCACCAATTATGATCAGGTCTTTCAGGTGTTCCGTGAGTTCAGACAGGAGTTTGGCACGATTGACCGCGTTATTGTCAATGCAGGTGTAGGTGACGGTCGTCGTATTGGAAATGGTAAGTTTGAAATCAACAGGGCAACTGTAGAAACAAACTTTATCTCAGCTCTGGCTCAGTCTGAAGCAGCGGTCGAAATTTTCCGTGAACAGAAATTTGGTCATCTGGTCATGATCTCCTCTATGAGTGCAATTCGGGGGATGCCTAAACATCTGACAGCTTATGGTGCAAGTAAAGCTGCGGTAGCACATCTGGCAGAAGGTATCCGTGCTGAACTGATTGATACTGACATTAAAGTATCCACGATTTTTCCAGGTTATATCCGTACTGAAATTAACGAAGGTGCTAAAAAACTGCCTTTTGAAGTGGATGAAAAAACAGGATCACATCTACTCGCAAAAGCAATTGAAAAAGAACCGGTGAAAGCTTATGTCCCACAGTGGCCGTGGTTGCCACTTGGTCTGGCAATGAAAGTTTTACCTCTGAAAATTGTCAATAAACTGGGATAA
- a CDS encoding DMT family transporter, with product MNSSSKGWLYGIAGVIIFAGSLPATRIAVMGFTPEFLTAARAAIAGVLAIFCILFFSRKIPSVQQFYRLAIVCLGVVIGFPLFTALALQTVTSAHAIVFIALLPLCTAIFAVFRAAEKPSPAFWCFAILGSALVIAFTLYENKALSFSKGDIYMILAVIVCGLGYAEGGQLSRNLGGWQVICWALIIALPVMLVFSVYYFPDHLSQISISQWSGLAYVSLFSMLIGFFFWYKGLALGGIASVGQAQLLQPFIGLGFAAVLLNEHVSTGMLIVSCAVICCVTMAKKFA from the coding sequence ATCAACAGCTCATCAAAAGGATGGCTCTATGGCATAGCCGGCGTCATTATCTTTGCAGGTTCTTTGCCAGCAACACGTATTGCTGTGATGGGCTTTACTCCAGAGTTTCTGACTGCAGCCAGAGCTGCTATTGCGGGTGTACTTGCCATTTTCTGCATTTTATTTTTTTCGAGGAAAATACCTTCAGTACAACAGTTTTATCGTTTAGCCATTGTTTGCCTGGGCGTGGTCATCGGTTTTCCTCTCTTTACCGCACTGGCATTACAGACGGTTACTTCTGCTCATGCTATTGTTTTTATAGCATTACTCCCCCTTTGTACCGCAATTTTTGCCGTTTTTAGGGCTGCTGAAAAACCATCACCCGCTTTCTGGTGTTTTGCAATTCTGGGCAGTGCACTTGTAATTGCATTTACCCTCTATGAAAACAAAGCACTTAGTTTCAGCAAAGGTGATATTTATATGATCCTCGCTGTTATTGTCTGTGGTCTTGGATATGCCGAAGGTGGGCAACTGTCCAGAAATCTTGGTGGATGGCAGGTTATCTGCTGGGCATTGATTATTGCTTTGCCTGTTATGCTTGTTTTCAGTGTGTACTACTTTCCTGACCATCTGAGCCAGATCAGTATTTCCCAATGGTCAGGACTGGCTTATGTATCTTTATTCAGTATGCTGATCGGTTTCTTTTTCTGGTACAAAGGACTGGCTTTAGGGGGAATTGCCAGTGTTGGACAGGCACAGCTGTTACAGCCTTTTATAGGACTTGGCTTTGCAGCAGTCCTGTTAAATGAGCATGTCAGTACAGGTATGCTGATCGTCAGTTGTGCTGTCATCTGCTGTGTCACTATGGCAAAAAAATTTGCTTAG
- a CDS encoding RES family NAD+ phosphorylase: MTAVLDLWQECHGQQQIKPIAGTLYRLVESQEQIATRQLVDTLEEQALLEDLLESVKPPYPADIEKLHYLLKSPFRYPPLKWGSRYGRTFEPSIFYGGCSVAVTLAESAYYRFVFLKSMQGTPVKSMIRSEHTLFSVGYKCKKGLRLQDVPFDRHLELLAHPKNYAYSQALGTSMREAGIEAFEYPSARDENHAACVGLFSAQYFTGNSPQSREQWFCDVSANDVVFKAVESATIVRFELSQFLQQGQFPLPA; this comes from the coding sequence ATGACCGCTGTACTTGATCTATGGCAGGAATGTCATGGACAGCAACAGATCAAGCCTATAGCAGGTACGCTGTACAGACTTGTAGAAAGTCAGGAACAGATTGCAACCCGACAGCTTGTCGATACACTGGAAGAACAGGCTTTACTGGAGGATTTACTCGAATCAGTGAAGCCACCCTATCCAGCAGATATAGAAAAACTTCATTACCTGCTGAAATCACCATTCAGGTATCCACCTTTAAAATGGGGTTCACGCTATGGAAGGACTTTTGAACCGAGTATTTTTTATGGCGGATGCAGCGTAGCAGTTACCCTTGCAGAGTCTGCATACTATCGTTTTGTATTCCTGAAATCCATGCAGGGAACACCTGTAAAAAGTATGATACGCTCAGAACATACTTTATTTTCAGTGGGCTATAAGTGTAAAAAAGGTCTTCGTTTACAGGATGTACCTTTTGACAGGCATCTGGAACTGTTGGCTCACCCTAAAAATTATGCTTATTCACAGGCTTTAGGTACATCCATGCGTGAAGCAGGTATTGAAGCGTTTGAATATCCATCTGCGCGGGATGAAAATCATGCAGCCTGTGTTGGATTGTTCAGTGCTCAATATTTTACAGGAAACAGCCCTCAGAGCAGAGAACAGTGGTTCTGTGATGTTTCTGCAAATGATGTTGTATTTAAAGCGGTGGAAAGTGCAACAATCGTCCGTTTTGAACTGTCTCAGTTTTTGCAGCAAGGACAATTTCCTTTACCTGCCTGA
- a CDS encoding histidine phosphatase family protein, producing MTTIYLVRHGQASFGAESYDKLSANGELQAKVLGQYFKSILKEMPYVVAGSMQRHQQTADIALAECFPDAAVVTDSEWNEFNHQQVFSLYEPKFNEPHLLKQEVAKEANPRAYLAKIFESAIGRWTGGEYHHEYDEAWPSFKGRVENALEQLCLELAKKKPRYAVVFTSGGVISVAAGQILGLSPEKTFALNWAIANTSLTTLRLVGTEPQLLSLNEHHFIKAENPQLLTWI from the coding sequence ATGACCACCATATATCTTGTTCGGCATGGTCAGGCATCATTTGGTGCTGAGAGTTATGACAAACTTTCCGCCAATGGTGAGTTACAGGCAAAAGTGCTTGGGCAGTATTTTAAAAGTATTTTAAAGGAAATGCCTTATGTCGTTGCAGGCTCCATGCAAAGACACCAGCAGACTGCCGATATAGCTTTGGCTGAGTGCTTTCCCGATGCAGCTGTAGTGACTGACAGTGAATGGAATGAGTTTAACCATCAACAGGTTTTTTCCCTGTATGAGCCGAAATTCAATGAACCTCACTTACTGAAACAGGAAGTTGCAAAGGAAGCAAATCCAAGAGCATATCTTGCAAAGATTTTTGAGTCTGCAATTGGACGCTGGACTGGTGGTGAATATCATCATGAATATGATGAAGCATGGCCATCATTTAAAGGTCGTGTGGAAAATGCCTTGGAACAGCTCTGTCTTGAACTGGCTAAAAAAAAACCACGTTATGCTGTTGTATTTACATCAGGTGGCGTGATTTCTGTAGCAGCAGGTCAGATTCTGGGGCTAAGTCCTGAGAAAACTTTTGCACTGAACTGGGCAATTGCCAATACAAGTCTGACTACATTGCGTCTGGTTGGCACTGAACCACAGTTACTCAGTCTCAATGAGCATCATTTTATAAAAGCAGAAAATCCTCAACTACTGACATGGATATAA
- a CDS encoding SGNH/GDSL hydrolase family protein, which produces MLLKLYTLALLPSLIVQGYAVKKNTPRLPEPEGIRKGQTATGKKSLSVLIVGDSAAAGVGVQTQENALLGCVLTQLQNDYTVQYQLEARTGDTTVQVLQRVRQLDSFHADVVISSVGVNDVTKLTSPKKWVQQQKEFYAEIETKFTPDQVLITGVPPMNLFPALPNPLAWLFGQYSAQMNMQLKNLVETKKNYALIQFNPEEFKAQQLDMAEDGFHPGKDIYWVWAKELVKKINSRFQ; this is translated from the coding sequence ATGTTATTAAAACTATATACACTGGCGTTATTACCTTCCCTGATTGTGCAGGGTTATGCCGTAAAGAAAAATACGCCACGGTTACCAGAACCTGAAGGGATACGCAAAGGTCAGACTGCAACAGGTAAAAAGTCGCTGTCAGTCTTGATTGTAGGCGACTCAGCCGCAGCCGGTGTCGGTGTTCAGACTCAGGAAAATGCTTTACTCGGCTGCGTTCTTACACAACTACAGAATGATTATACCGTTCAGTACCAGCTGGAGGCACGTACAGGAGATACCACAGTTCAAGTTTTGCAGAGGGTCAGACAGCTCGACAGTTTTCATGCAGATGTAGTCATCAGTTCTGTAGGCGTAAACGATGTGACAAAGCTGACTTCACCAAAGAAATGGGTACAGCAGCAGAAAGAATTTTATGCGGAAATTGAGACTAAATTTACACCTGATCAGGTATTGATCACAGGTGTTCCTCCAATGAATCTGTTTCCTGCATTACCAAACCCTTTGGCCTGGCTGTTTGGACAGTATTCAGCTCAGATGAATATGCAATTGAAAAACCTTGTGGAAACGAAAAAAAATTATGCTTTGATCCAGTTTAATCCTGAAGAGTTTAAAGCCCAGCAACTGGATATGGCTGAGGATGGATTTCATCCTGGTAAGGATATTTACTGGGTTTGGGCAAAAGAACTGGTCAAGAAAATCAACAGCAGATTCCAGTAA
- a CDS encoding DUF4265 domain-containing protein, which translates to MIYHKVGVNYINLDNEDDYEWLVCVKNDQNSYKVKSLPFFINHFALDDIITVNINDISGVYICGERIQSSGSSIIRIIFYNLTTDFIDSVINYLDSLGCTCGSMAKHFYSINIPENVDYQSLEKYMNSFYISNLEYSEGCISDKHWSDMKKI; encoded by the coding sequence ATGATTTATCATAAAGTCGGCGTTAATTATATAAACCTTGATAATGAAGATGATTATGAATGGCTTGTTTGTGTTAAAAACGATCAAAACTCTTATAAAGTTAAAAGTTTACCATTTTTTATTAATCATTTTGCACTTGATGACATAATTACTGTTAATATTAATGATATTAGTGGTGTTTATATTTGTGGAGAGCGTATACAAAGCTCAGGTAGCTCAATTATTCGTATAATATTTTACAATCTAACTACAGATTTTATTGATAGTGTTATTAATTATTTAGATTCTTTAGGCTGCACTTGTGGTTCTATGGCTAAACATTTTTACTCAATAAACATTCCTGAAAATGTAGATTATCAATCACTTGAAAAATATATGAATAGTTTTTATATTAGTAACCTTGAATATTCTGAGGGATGTATATCTGATAAACATTGGTCGGATATGAAAAAGATATAA
- a CDS encoding aminotransferase-like domain-containing protein yields MAKNKVELSIQYIEGLIDSRQLIAGSRLPSVRRLATELGFSVSTVVESYARMVSKGLIEPRKGAGYYVSGYMPEVSFPVSSVQYQREIDPLWISRQSLEADHNTLKPGCGWLPAHWMPDALIRKAMKQVAKAETSLLMDYAVPHGHTGLRQYIARKKAYIQQELSPAQILLTDSATQSIDLIFRLLLKPGDVILIDDPCYFNFHALVEAHHIQAIAVPFTTNGPDIEHFQQALQLKPKIYLTNSGIHNPTSAVLSLQTAYSIAKMVEKSDMLIIEDDIFADFEYLQAPRYAALTGLKQVIQVGSFSKTLSASVRCGYIISTEKRIDELIDLRIATSFSSSFINADIIYHALMDSGYQRHTDWLKKQLMKAFQEQIQQLAQLEIHPWIIPKAGIFLWCRLPHGVLAADLSQYCLQHGVILAPGNSFSKSGNAGQFLRFNVAQSIDKKVFDVLADGLNDLKKNP; encoded by the coding sequence ATGGCTAAAAATAAAGTGGAATTGAGCATTCAGTATATTGAAGGTCTGATCGACAGCAGGCAGTTAATTGCAGGCTCAAGATTACCTTCAGTACGCAGACTGGCAACTGAACTTGGGTTTTCAGTATCAACTGTTGTTGAAAGCTATGCGCGTATGGTCAGTAAGGGATTGATTGAGCCGAGAAAAGGTGCTGGTTACTATGTCTCTGGATATATGCCGGAAGTCAGTTTTCCAGTCAGTTCGGTTCAATACCAGCGTGAGATCGATCCTTTATGGATTTCCAGACAGTCACTGGAAGCAGATCATAATACTCTGAAACCTGGTTGTGGCTGGTTGCCTGCACACTGGATGCCCGATGCTCTGATCCGTAAGGCAATGAAACAGGTTGCTAAAGCTGAAACTTCATTACTGATGGATTATGCAGTACCTCATGGTCATACTGGTTTAAGACAGTATATTGCACGTAAAAAAGCATACATTCAGCAGGAATTAAGCCCAGCACAGATTTTACTGACAGATTCTGCCACACAGTCGATTGATCTGATTTTCAGACTGTTGTTAAAACCAGGGGATGTTATTTTAATTGATGATCCCTGTTATTTTAATTTCCATGCGCTGGTGGAAGCACACCATATACAGGCAATCGCTGTTCCATTTACAACCAATGGACCAGATATTGAGCACTTTCAGCAGGCTTTACAGTTAAAACCGAAAATTTATCTGACTAACTCAGGCATTCACAATCCAACTAGTGCTGTTTTGTCATTACAGACAGCATACAGTATTGCGAAAATGGTTGAAAAATCAGATATGCTCATCATTGAAGATGATATTTTTGCTGATTTTGAATATTTGCAGGCACCACGATATGCAGCTCTGACAGGTTTGAAACAGGTGATTCAGGTTGGCAGCTTCAGTAAAACTTTATCTGCATCTGTACGTTGTGGTTATATTATTTCTACAGAAAAGCGTATAGATGAACTGATTGATTTACGGATAGCCACCAGTTTCAGCAGTAGCTTTATCAATGCCGATATTATTTATCATGCTTTGATGGACAGTGGTTATCAGAGACATACGGACTGGTTAAAGAAACAGTTAATGAAAGCTTTTCAGGAACAGATTCAGCAACTTGCACAATTGGAGATTCACCCCTGGATTATTCCTAAAGCAGGTATTTTTCTCTGGTGCAGACTTCCACACGGCGTTCTGGCTGCTGATCTGTCACAATACTGTCTGCAACATGGTGTAATCCTTGCACCTGGTAATTCATTCAGTAAGTCTGGAAATGCAGGGCAGTTTCTACGCTTTAATGTTGCACAAAGTATTGATAAAAAAGTTTTTGATGTGCTTGCAGATGGTCTGAATGATCTGAAAAAGAATCCATGA
- a CDS encoding uracil-DNA glycosylase family protein has product MTDLEIETHPLKPFLPQNARLLMLGSFPPPETRWKMDFYYPNYQNDMWRIFGLIFFQNKDYFLDIPNKNFKEQLIQDFLNEKGIAIFDTAYQVVRLQGNASDKFLQIVTPTDMKQLLSTIPQCQSVMTTGDKATDTLMLSMPEGTQKPVIGQAVETHFAGRELTLYRMPSSSRAYPLALEKKAEAYLSLFKEIDFL; this is encoded by the coding sequence ATGACTGATCTGGAAATAGAAACCCATCCACTTAAACCATTTTTACCACAAAATGCCAGATTACTGATGCTGGGCAGTTTTCCGCCGCCTGAAACACGCTGGAAAATGGATTTTTACTATCCGAATTATCAGAACGACATGTGGCGGATCTTTGGACTGATTTTTTTTCAAAATAAAGATTATTTTCTGGATATACCAAATAAAAATTTTAAAGAACAACTGATTCAAGATTTTCTGAATGAAAAAGGAATTGCTATATTTGATACGGCTTATCAGGTTGTTCGTTTACAGGGTAACGCATCAGATAAGTTTTTACAGATTGTTACGCCTACAGACATGAAGCAGTTACTGAGTACAATTCCACAATGTCAGAGTGTTATGACAACGGGAGATAAAGCAACAGACACCTTGATGTTATCCATGCCTGAGGGAACACAGAAACCTGTGATTGGTCAGGCTGTAGAGACACATTTTGCAGGTCGGGAGCTGACACTGTACAGAATGCCATCTTCCTCAAGAGCCTATCCCTTAGCACTTGAAAAGAAAGCAGAAGCTTATTTGAGCTTATTTAAAGAAATTGACTTTCTTTAA